From a single Oreochromis niloticus isolate F11D_XX linkage group LG4, O_niloticus_UMD_NMBU, whole genome shotgun sequence genomic region:
- the LOC100701079 gene encoding myosin-11 isoform X1, which translates to MADTDDNKYLFLENDFRNSGVAQADWAAKKMVWVPSEREGFEPASIKEEKGDQVLVELSNGQKVTVSKDDIQKMNPPKFSKVEDMAALTFLNEASVLHNLRERYFSSLIYTYSGLFCVVVNPYKMLPIYSEKIIEMYKGKKRHEVPPHIYSITDNAYRNMMQDREDQSILCTGESGAGKTENTKKVIQYLALIASSHKGKNPINPDSVAGAVAKQQQAGSLAYGELEKQLLQANPILEAFGNAKTIKNDNSSRFGKFIKLNFDVTGYIVGANIDTYLLEKSRCIRQAHTERAFHIFYYMVAGAKDKMREELLLEDFSSYRFLIEGHVEIPGQEDNEMFDETLEAMDIMGFTEEERLGMLKVVSSVLQLGNIKFEKERNSEQATMPDNTAAQKVCHLQGINVTDFTRAILTPRIKVGREVVQKAQTKQQADFAIEALAKAMYERLFRWILARVNKTLDKSKRQASSFLGILDIAGFEIFEDNSFEQLCINYTNERLQQLFNHTMFILEQEEYKREGIEWNFIDFGLDLQPCIELIERPNNPPGILALLDEECWFPKATDISFVDKLLNTHTGHVKFSKPKQHKDKLMFTVLHYAGKVDYNAANWLTKNMDPLNDNVTALLNNSSSAFIQDLWKDVDRVVGLETMTKMSESSVPSSTKSKKGMFRTVGQLYKESLGKLMTTLHNTQPNFVRCIIPNHEKRAGKMDSNLVLEQLRCNGVLEGIRICRQGFPNRIVFQEFRQRYEILAATAIPKGFMDGKQACNLMVKHLDLDPNLYRIGQSKMFFRTGVLAQLEEERDLKLTVVIIAFQAQARGFLGRKAFSKRQQQLTAMKVIQRNCACYLKLKNWQWWRLFTKVKPLLQVTRQEEEMGQKEEELKTAKEVAAKTEAELKDITQKHTQLMEERAQLELKLQAETELCAEAEEMRVRLEAKKQELEEVLHEMEARLEEEEDRSNALQQEKKEMEQQLQLMEAHIAQEEDAKQKLQLEKAAVEGKVKKLEEDILLMEDQNNKLQKERKLLEERMADMSSNLAEEEEKSKNLTKLKAKHESMISDLEVRLKKEEKSRQDVEKAKRKVEAELAELHEQHADLQAQLAELRAQLAAKEEELQATQARLEEESSQRGAAVKRIRELEALLSELQEDLEAERAARGKAEAARRDLGEELNALRTELEDSLDTTAAQQELRAKREQEVAMLKRAMEDEGRSHEAQIQELRQKHSQAVEELNEQLEQAKRVRAGLEKAKQGLEKESADLSADLRSLTSAKQDVEHKKKKLEGQLNDLNSRFNESERQKNELSERVSKMTLELDSVTGLLNEAEGKNIKLSKDVSSLSSQLHDAQELLSEETRQKLNLSGRLRQMEDDRNSLMEQLEEETEAKRAVERQVSSLNIQLSDYKKKLDEMSGMVELLEEGKKRLQRELEATNTEYEEKASAYDKLEKSRSRLQQELEDVLMDLDSQRQLVSNLEKKQKKFDQMLAEERTVSCKYAEERDRAEAEVRDKETKVLALTRGLEESHEALEEAEKTVKALRVEMEDLISSKDDVGKNVHDLEKAKRGLEAIVEEMRTQMEELEDELQVAEDAKLRLEVNSQALKAQHERELQARDELGEEKRKQLLKQVRELESELEEERKQRSQASAGKKKLEGELKDMEDQLEATSRGRDEALKQLRKIQGQVKDLQRELEDSRAAQKEVLASARESERKSKAMEADIMHLNEALAAAERARKQAETERDELSEEMASNSSGKSLLSDEKRRLETKISQLEEELEEEQANMESLNDRLRKSQQLVDQLGAELATERSSAQSREGSRQQLERQNRELKAKLQELGDQGRSKLKSSITALEAKLREAEEQLEVESRERQANAKNLRQKEKKLKDLTIQMEDERKQAQQYRDQVEKSNVRVKQLKHQLEEAEEEAQRVVAARRKLQRELDEATESNDALNREVASLRSKLRRGGGGAGGEVLYSSSTPRSSGSMRSLGLGGSINRRSNIKENSVELHEEESPSPSSPARTPPLEPRAEVYTCSPNE; encoded by the exons aCCGCGAGGATCAGTCTATTCTCTGCAC AGGTGAGTCTGGAGCCGGGAAGACAGAAAACACCAAGAAGGTGATTCAGTACCTCGCCCTCATCGCCTCCTCACACAAAGGCAAGAACCCCATCAACCCT GATTCAGTCGCTGGCGCTGTGGCCAAG cagcagcaggcaggaTCTTTGGCCTAC GGGGAGCTGGAAAagcagctgctgcaggcgaACCCAATCCTGGAGGCCTTCGGAAACGCCAAAACCATCAAGAACGACAACTCCTCGCGATTT GGAAAGTTCATCAAACTCAACTTTGATGTGACCGGCTACATCGTCGGGGCGAATATCGACACCT ACCTGCTGGAGAAGTCTCGCTGTATTCGACAGGCACACACCGAGAGAGCCTTTCACATCTTCTACTACATGGTGGCCGGAGCCAAAGACAAGATGAGAG AGGAGCTGCTGCTGGAGGACTTCAGCAGCTATCGTTTCCTGATAGAGGGTCACGTGGAGATCCCCGGGCAGGAGGACAACGAGATGTTTGATGAAACTCTGGAGGCCATGGACATCATGGGTTTCACTGAGGAGGAGCGATTAG GCATGTTGAAGGTGGTGTCCAGTGTGCTCCAGCTGGGCAACATCAAGTTTGAGAAGGAGAGGAACAGCGAGCAGGCGACGATGCCCGACAACACCG CCGCACAGAAGGTGTGTCACCTGCAGGGCATCAACGTGACCGACTTCACCCGCGCCATCCTCACGCCCAGGATTAAAGTGGGCAGGGAGGTGGTGCAGAAGGCTCAGACCAAGCAGCAG GCTGATTTCGCGATCGAGGCTCTGGCTAAAGCCATGTACGAGCGTCTGTTTCGCTGGATCCTCGCTAGAGTCAACAAGACCCTGGACAAGAGTAAGAGGCAGGCGTCGTCCTTCCTCGGCATCCTGGACATCGCCGGCTTTGAGATTTTTGAG GACAACTCATTCGAGCAGCTCTGCATCAACTACACCAACGAACGTTTGCAGCAGCTCTTCAACCACACCATGTTCATCCTGGAGCAGGAGGAGTACAAGAGGGAGGGCATCGAGTGGAACTTCATCGACTTCGGCCTCGACCTGCAGCCCTGCATCGAGCTCATCGAGAGGCCG AACAACCCTCCGGGTATCCTGGCCCTGCTGGACGAGGAGTGCTGGTTCCCCAAAGCCACTGATATTTCTTTCGTGGACAAGCTGCTGAACACCCACACCGGTCACGTTAAATTCTCCAAACCCAAACAGCACAAAGACAAACTGATGTTCACTGTACTGCACTACGCTGGAAAG GTTGACTATAATGCAGCCAACTGGTTGACAAAGAACATGGACCCTCTGAATGACAACGTAACAGCTCTGCTCAACAACTCCTCCAGTGCCTTCATTCAGGATCTGTGGAAAGACG TGGATCGAGTTGTAGGTCTGGAGACCATGACCAAGATGTCTGAGAGCTCAGTGCCCAGTTCCACCAAATCCAAGAAGGGCATGTTTCGCACGGTGGGTCAGCTGTACAAAGAGTCTTTGGGCAAACTGATGACCACGTTACACAACACCCAGCCCAACTTTGTCCGCTGCATCATTCCAAACCACGAGAAGCGG GCTGGAAAGATGGATTCCAACCTGGTGCTGGAGCAGCTGAGGTGTAACGGAGTGTTGGAGGGGATTCGAATCTGCAGGCAGGGATTTCCAAACCGGATTGTGTTCCAGGAGTTCAGGCAGAG GTATGAGATCCTGGCTGCCACCGCCATCCCTAAAGGCTTCATGGATGGAAAACAGGCCTGCAATTTAATG GTAAAGCACCTGGATCTGGACCCTAACTTGTATCGTATCGGTCAAAGCAAAATGTTCTTCAGGACGGGAGTTTTGGCTCAGCTGGAAGAGGAGCGAGACCTCAAACTGACCGTCGTCATCATCGCCTTCCAGGCACAAGCAAGAGGCTTCCTGGGCCGCAA GGCTTTCAGCAAACGTCAGCAGCAGCTCACCGCTATGAAGGTCATCCAGAGGAACTGCGCCTGCTACCTCAAGCTCAAGAACTGGCAGTGGTGGAGGCTTTTCACTAAG GTCAAGCCGCTGCTGCAGGTGACCAGACAAGAGGAGGAGATGGGTCAGAAAGAGGAGGAGCTGAAGACCGCCAAAGAGGTGGCTGCCAAAACTGAGGCTGAACTGAAGGACATCACCCAGAAGCACACCCAG CTGATGGAGGAGCGGGCGCAGCTGGAGTTGAAGCTTCAGGCGGAGACGGAGCTGTGCGCTGAGGCAGAGGAGATGAGGGTGCGACTGGAGGCCAAGAagcaggagctggaggaggtgctGCATGAGATGGAGGCCCggctggaggaagaggaggaccgCAGTAACGCCCTGCAGCAGGAGAAGAAGGAGATGGAGCAGCAGCTACAG ctgatggaGGCCCACATAGCACAGGAAGAAGACGCCAAGCAGAAGCTGCAGCTGGAGAAAGCAGCTGTGGAGGGAAAGGTGAAGAAGCTGGAGGAGGACATTCTGCTGATGGAGGACCAGAACAACAAGCTGCAGAAG GAGCGAAAGCTGCTGGAGGAGAGGATGGCTGACATGAGCTCCAACCTGgccgaggaggaggagaagtcTAAGAATCTAACCAAACTCAAGGCCAAGCACGAGTCCATGATCTCTGACCTCGAAG TGCGTCTGAAGAAGGAAGAGAAGAGTCGCCAGGATGTGGAAAAAGCGAAGAGGAAGGTGGAGGCGGAGCTTGCTGAACTGCATGAGCAGCATGCCGACCTGCAGGCGCAGTTAGCTGAGCTGCGGGCCCAGCTCGCTGCCAAGGAGGAGGAGCTGCAGGCCACACAGGCGCG CCTGGAGGAGGAGAGCAGTCAGCGTGGGGCGGCGGTGAAACGCATTCGGGAGCTGGAGGCTTTGCTTTCAGAGCTGCAGGAAGACTTGGAGGCTGAAAGGGCAGCGAGAGGGAAGGCTGAGGCAGCACGACGGGACCTCGGGGAGGAGCTTAATGCTCTACGTACTGAGCTGGAGGACAGTCTGGACACGACTGCTGCCCAGCAGGAATTACG GGCGAAACGTGAGCAGGAAGTGGCCATGTTGAAGAGAGCCATGGAGGACGAGGGGCGGAGCCATGAGGCCCAAATCCAGGAACTGAGACAGAAACACAGTCAGGCTGTGGAGGAGCTGAATGAGCAGCTGGAGCAGGCCAAGCGG GTAAGAGCCGGTCTTGAGAAAGCCAAGCAAGGTCTGGAGAAGGAGTCGGCAGACCTGAGTGCTGACCTGCGTTCCCTCACCAGCGCCAAACAGGACGTTGAGcacaaaaagaagaagttgGAGGGTCAGTTGAACGATCTAAATTCTCGCTTCAATGAGAGCGAGCGGCAGAAGAACGAGCTGTCAGAGCGAGTCTCAAAGATGACG TTGGAGCTGGACAGCGTGACGGGTCTGCTGAACGAGGCCGAGGGAAAGAACATCAAGCTGAGTAAAGACGTCTCCAGCCTGTCCTCTCAGCTGCACGACGCACAG GAGTTGCTGTCAGAGGAGACGCGTCAGAAGCTGAATCTGTCTGGGCGTCTGCGTCAGATGGAGGACGACAGGAACAGCCTCATGgagcagctggaggaggagaccGAGGCCAAACGGGCCGTGGAGAGGCAGGTGTCCAGCCTCAACAtacag CTGTCCGACTACAAGAAGAAGCTGGACGAGATGTCGGGGATGGTGGAGCTGCTGGAGGAAGGGAAGAAGCGTCTGCAGCGTGAGCTGGAGGCGACCAACACAGAGTACGAGGAGAAGGCCTCCGCCTACGACAAGCTGGAGAAGAGCCGAAGCCGGCTGCAGCAGGAGCTGGAGGACGTCCTCATGGACCTGGACAGCCAGCGGCAGCTCGTCTCCAACCtggagaagaagcagaagaagttCGATCAG ATGCTGGCCGAGGAGCGCACTGTGTCCTGTAAGTATGCAGAGGAGCGGGATCGAGCGGAGGCGGAGGTGCGGGACAAGGAGACAAAGGTGCTGGCTCTTACCCGAGGGCTGGAAGAAAGCCACGAGGCTCTGGAGGAGGCGGAGAAGACGGTGAAGGCGCTCCGAGTCGAGATGGAAGATCTCATCAGCTCCAAGGACGACGTGGGAAAGAAT GTGCATGACCTGGAGAAGGCGAAGCGCGGTCTGGAGGCCATCGTGGAGGAGATGAGGACGCAgatggaggagctggaggacgAGCTCCAGGTGGCCGAGGATGCCAAGCTGCGTCTGGAGGTCAACAGTCAGGCTCTGAAAGCTCAGCACGAGAGGGAGCTGCAGGCCCGCGACGAGCTcggagaggagaagaggaagcaGCTCCTCAAACAG GTCCGAGAGCTAGAGTcggagctggaggaggagaggaagcagcGAAGTCAGGCTTCAGCCGGGAAGAAGAAGCTGGAGGGGGAGCTGAAGGACATGGAGGATCAGCTGGAGGCCACCAGCAGGGGGCGTGACGAGGCGCTCAAACAGCTCCGCAAAATCCAG GGCCAGGTGAAGGATCTCCAGAGGGAGCTGGAGGACTCCCGTGCAGCCCAGAAGGAGGTCCTTGCCTCAGCCAGAGAGTCTGAGCGCAAGTCCAAGGCCATGGAGGCCGACATCATGCATCTGAATGAG GCGTTGGCAGCTGCTGAGAGAGCTCGTAAGCAGgcggagacggagagagacgaGCTGTCCGAGGAAATGGCCAGTAACTCATCTGGAAA GTCACTGCTGTCCGATGAAAAACGTCGTCTGGAGACTAAGATCAGCCAGTtggaggaggagctggaggaggagcaggCCAACATGGAGAGCCTCAACGACCGGctgaggaagagccagcagctg GTGGATCAGCTCGGAGCGGAGCTGGCCACAGAGAGGTCTTCTGCTCAGAGCAGGGAGGGATCCAGGCAGCAGCTGGAGAGGCAGAACCGAGAGCTGAAGGCCAAGCTGCAGGAGCTGGGGGACCAGGGCCGCTCCAAACTCAAGTCCTCCATCACTGCTCTGGAGGCCAAACTCCGAGAGGCCGAGGAGCAGCTGGAGGTGGAGAGCAG AGAGCGGCAGGCCAACGCTAAGAATCTGCGCCagaaagagaagaaactgaaagaTTTAACGATCCAGATGGAGGACGAGAGGAAGCAGGCGCAGCAGTACAGAGATCAG GTGGAGAAGAGCAACGTGCGGGTGAAGCAGCTGAAGCATCAGCTGGAGGAAGCGGAGGAGGAGGCGCAGCGCGTGGTGGCGGCCCGCAGgaagctgcagagggagctggaTGAGGCGACAGAGTCCAACGACGCCCTGAACAGAGAGGTGGCTTCGCTCAGGAGCAAACTCAG GCGTGGCGGCGGCGGTGCTGGCGGGGAGGTGTTGTACAGCAGCTCCACTCCTCGGAGCAGCGGCAGCATGAGGAGCTTGGGGCTTGGAGGGAGCATCAACCGGAGGAGCAACATCAAAGAGAACTCGGTGGAGCTGCACGAGGAAGagtctccctcaccttcctcaCCCGCCCGCACCCCACCTCTGGAGCCCCGTGCTGAGGTCTACACCTGCTCCCCCAACGAGTAG